The uncultured Desulfovibrio sp. genome segment CAAGGGCAGGCCCCCGGCACATTGCGGATCGATGCTGACGGTTTGAGCATTGCCTGCGCTGATTGCTGGTATGTACTTTCTGCGGTCAAGCCTCAGGGGAAAAAAGAAATGTCCGCGCGCGATCTGCTCAACGGAGTGCTACGCGGGTTGCCCAAGGGAGTTTGCGGTCTGGCAAGAGTTCCTGAACCAGGGGAGTGATTTTTTTTCCGCAATGGGTATTTTTAATGAGGCTCTTTTGAGCCTCGTTTTTTCTTTTTTTGACCTACTCATCGCGTTGCGAGCTTGCGCTTTTCATAAGGGCAGTTTTGTGCGATTTTGAGGCTCAAGACTGTTTTTTGCTTCTGACTCATCAAACCGAGGTCACATGTTTCGTAAATCGCCCTTTTCTTTGCCGCCAGAGCAGTATGGTGGTGCGCGAAAACGCGTTTTTATCGGGCTTATGCTGGCCTCGTGCCTTCTGCTGTGCCTCGGGGTTGCATTTTTTCTTATTTTGCCGTGGATTGGTTTTTTCTCTACGCAACACTGGCTGCCTACGCTGAGCATGGGTTTTGGTTTTGTTGTTATCATTGCCTTGTTGTGGCTTTGTATTATTCTTATATTTCATATTTATACGGGAAAATCTCTGCCTGGTGTAGATAGTGTGCGGCATGTCACCATTCGTCTGTTTTTTCCACTTATGGAATTGCTTGCAAAAGCAGTTGGCATTGACAGAGGAAGAGTGAGGCGCAGCTTTATCAAGGTGAACAACGAGCTGGTGCTTGCCAGTGGCTGTACGGCGCAGCCGCAGGAACTTTTGCTGCTTTTACCGCATTGCGTTCAGCAGGCCTTGTGCCCCCAGCGGCTTGTCCATAACCCGGACAACTGCCAGCGTTGTGGCAAATGTCCGGTTGGTGAGTTGCTTGCATTAAGGGACAAATATGGTGTGCGGCTTGCCATTGCCACTGGCGGCACCATTGCCCGCCGCATTGTGGTGCAAACGCGCCCGCGCTGCATTATTGCTGTTGCTTGCGAACGTGACCTTACATCCGGCATTCAGGACAGTTATCCTTTGCCTGTTTTTGGTGTTCTCAACCAGAGGCCGCATGGGCCGTGCGTTGATACGCTTGTGCCCATGAAGGCGCTGGAAGACGCCGTGCGGATTTTTCTTGGCCTTTCTCAACCATTGCATCAGGGCAGGGCATAACATGGCTAACATTCGCGTTGCCCAATCAGGCCCTGCGCCCTTGCCTGGGAAAATTCGCAAGCTTTGCCCCACGGCACGTCATTGCGCGCTGTGGGCTTTGTTGTTGGTTGATTCCGGCATGACAGCCCAGCAGGCACTTGCAGCGGCTTTGTCCAGTGCGTCCACAACTGCTTCCAGCTCAGAAGCTTCAGGCCTTGCCCCGGTTGAGCGCAATCTATGCTCAGAGCTTGTATACGGATACCTGCGAACGGAACTTCGCATTGCGTTTATTTTGTCCAGAGTGTTGCCGCGCCCGCAATCCCTGCCGCGGCCTCTTCTGCATGTGCTGGGCCTTGCGGTATACGGCCTGCTGTTTCAGGACAGAGTGCCAGATCATGCCGCTGTTTTTAGCGCTGTTGAGACTGCACAGGCCTTATACGGTCAAGGGCTGGCCCGTGTAACTAACGGGGCATTGCGTTCAGTACAGCGCCTTGCAGACGCCCCCATGCATGAAGATTTTTATCTGTCCAAGGGTGCGGAGGCCGGATGCGCTGAGCACATGGGACTTTTCTATTCTTTGCCCTTGTGGATCATGGGGCACTGGTACAAGCACTATGGGCGTGATATCGCCTTGCAACTTGCCCGTAGATCGTTTGAGCGACCCTGGAGCGCGGTGCGCGTCAACGCGCAACATTCTGCTGCCGTGACATTGCGTGAGGGTCTGCTTGCCAGTGGCGGCGAAGCGGTGGGGCAGTGGGGGATTGCTTTTGCGCCGGGTGCGCAGCCGGCTGTCGTTTGCGGTCGTTCTTTGCAGGGCTTGCAAGGTGAAGGCGCGCTCTCGTTTCAATCCGCAGGTTCGCAGCTTGTTCTTGAGGAGCTTGGTCTCTACGACTGGGATAAACCTGTTTGGGATGTCTGTGCTGGTTTTGGTGGCAAGACTGTTGCCCTGCTAGAACGGGGGATCGCGGTTCCTCTAGCTACAGACCGCAGCATGCAGCGCCTTGCGGGTTTGCCGGGTCAGTGCGCACGGCTGGGTCTTGTCTGCCCGGCAGTTGCACTTGCCGATGCAGTCAAACCACCGCTTGCACATTGGGATGGCTATCTGCTTGTGGATGCCCCCTGTTCCGGACTTGGCGTTCTTGCCCGCAGGCCTGATATCCGCCGTAGATCCCCGCAAGAAGGCATTGCGCATGAGAGCTTGCAGCAATCCATTTTACGCAGCCTTGCAGAAAGGATGCATTCGGGTTGCCAGATAGCCTACATTACCTGCACCCTTCGGCCCAATGAGAATGAAAAGCAGATTGAGCGTCTTGTGCGTGAATTAGACGGCTTGCAGCTGCTCAGACAGTGGCAGACGCCACTTGAGCACCCCTGGCTTGAGGGCATGTTTGGTGCGCTGTTGCGTAAGGTTTGATCTTTTCAAAGAAGGGTAAGCGCAACGGGGTGATTCCGCATTGCGCTTATCCTCTGATTGGTGGGGCAGGCTATTCTGTTCGCGTATTTTCCCGCTGCTTATCCGGCGGGATTTTCTGTAGATTTTTCTTCTGCTTCCGGCAGGGCCACACCCAGTTTCTGCAAAAGCTGTTCAAGTTCTTCGCGGCTGCCGTATGCAAACGCAATGCGGCCGCTGTTTTCATCGCCGCTTACCTGTGTTTTGCAGCCAATGCTGGAGCAAAGATTCATTTGCAGGGTTTTGAATTGTGGGCTTTTCTTTCTGGGGGCTTTAGCGCGAGGTTGCGGAGTCGTGTCCTCCTGTTCCCAGGGCAGGGCGTTGTGCCCACGCCAGAATGCCGCGGCGTCTTCTGCCTCGCGTACAGTCAGTTTGTGGCTCAGGATGCGCTGGCGCAGCGCTTCGGAAGCAATGGGCGCATCAATGCCCAACAGGCATCGCGCGTGCCCTGCGCTGAGCAATCCGGCCTGGATATCGGCCCTTGCCGTTGCGCTCAGTTGCAGCAAACGCAATGCGTTGGCGATAGCTGGGCGACTTTTGCCAAGTCGACTTGCCAGTTCTTCCTGCGTTAGCTCAAGGGCATCCCGCAAGGCCTGGAGGGCTTCGGCTTCTTCAATGGGGTTGAGATCTTCGCGCTGCAAGTTTTCAATAAGAGCAGCGGCCATAACCTCTTTGTCGCTCAGCTGGCGTACATAAACGGGAACTTCTTTGAGCCCCGCCAGTTGCGCGGCACGCCAGCGGCGCTCACCCGCAACAATCTGATAGGTATTTTCGCCGCCCAGCGGGCGCACCAGCAACGGCTGAATAATTCCCTGCGATTTGATGGAATCGGCCAGTTCCCGCAAT includes the following:
- a CDS encoding DUF116 domain-containing protein; its protein translation is MELLAKAVGIDRGRVRRSFIKVNNELVLASGCTAQPQELLLLLPHCVQQALCPQRLVHNPDNCQRCGKCPVGELLALRDKYGVRLAIATGGTIARRIVVQTRPRCIIAVACERDLTSGIQDSYPLPVFGVLNQRPHGPCVDTLVPMKALEDAVRIFLGLSQPLHQGRA
- a CDS encoding ParB/RepB/Spo0J family partition protein, whose protein sequence is MSSSKGLGRGLDALFGGTAPKQEPQGLESAVNLMPITALHPNPNQPRRHFDDAALRELADSIKSQGIIQPLLVRPLGGENTYQIVAGERRWRAAQLAGLKEVPVYVRQLSDKEVMAAALIENLQREDLNPIEEAEALQALRDALELTQEELASRLGKSRPAIANALRLLQLSATARADIQAGLLSAGHARCLLGIDAPIASEALRQRILSHKLTVREAEDAAAFWRGHNALPWEQEDTTPQPRAKAPRKKSPQFKTLQMNLCSSIGCKTQVSGDENSGRIAFAYGSREELEQLLQKLGVALPEAEEKSTENPAG
- a CDS encoding transcription antitermination factor NusB, which gives rise to MANIRVAQSGPAPLPGKIRKLCPTARHCALWALLLVDSGMTAQQALAAALSSASTTASSSEASGLAPVERNLCSELVYGYLRTELRIAFILSRVLPRPQSLPRPLLHVLGLAVYGLLFQDRVPDHAAVFSAVETAQALYGQGLARVTNGALRSVQRLADAPMHEDFYLSKGAEAGCAEHMGLFYSLPLWIMGHWYKHYGRDIALQLARRSFERPWSAVRVNAQHSAAVTLREGLLASGGEAVGQWGIAFAPGAQPAVVCGRSLQGLQGEGALSFQSAGSQLVLEELGLYDWDKPVWDVCAGFGGKTVALLERGIAVPLATDRSMQRLAGLPGQCARLGLVCPAVALADAVKPPLAHWDGYLLVDAPCSGLGVLARRPDIRRRSPQEGIAHESLQQSILRSLAERMHSGCQIAYITCTLRPNENEKQIERLVRELDGLQLLRQWQTPLEHPWLEGMFGALLRKV